One window of Lemur catta isolate mLemCat1 chromosome 3, mLemCat1.pri, whole genome shotgun sequence genomic DNA carries:
- the RGS4 gene encoding regulator of G-protein signaling 4 isoform X2, translated as MCKGLAGLPASCLRSAKDMKHRLGFLLQKSDSCEHNSSHSKKDKVVICQRVSQEEVKKWAESLENLITHECEPGLVHQGGDKQEHAGAHDHLL; from the exons ATGTGCAAAGGGCTCGCAGGACTGCCGGCTTCCTGCTTGAGGAG TGCGAAAGATATGAAGCATCGGTTAGGCTTCCTGCTGCAGAAGTCCGATTCCTGCGAACATAATTCTTCCCACAGCAAGAAGGACAAGGTGGTTATTTGCCAGAG AGTGAGCCAAGAGGAAGTCAAGAAATGGGCTGAATCACTGGAAAACCTGATTACCCATGAAT GTGAACCTGGACTCGTGCACCAGGGAGGAGACAAGCAGGAACATGCTGGAGCCCACGATCACCTGCTTTGA
- the RGS4 gene encoding regulator of G-protein signaling 4 isoform X1 yields the protein MCKGLAGLPASCLRSAKDMKHRLGFLLQKSDSCEHNSSHSKKDKVVICQRVSQEEVKKWAESLENLITHECGLAAFKAFLKSEYSEENIDFWISCEEYKKIKSPSKLSPKAKKIYNEFISVQATKEVNLDSCTREETSRNMLEPTITCFDEAQRKIFNLMEKDSYRRFLKSRFYLDLAHPSSCGSEKQKGAKSSADCAPLVPQCA from the exons ATGTGCAAAGGGCTCGCAGGACTGCCGGCTTCCTGCTTGAGGAG TGCGAAAGATATGAAGCATCGGTTAGGCTTCCTGCTGCAGAAGTCCGATTCCTGCGAACATAATTCTTCCCACAGCAAGAAGGACAAGGTGGTTATTTGCCAGAG AGTGAGCCAAGAGGAAGTCAAGAAATGGGCTGAATCACTGGAAAACCTGATTACCCATGAAT GTGGACTGGCAGCTTTCAAAGCTTTCCTGAAGTCTGAATACAGCGAGGAGAACATCGATTTTTGGATCAGCTGTGAAGAGTACAAGAAAATCAAATCGCCATCTAAACTAAGTCCCAAGGCCAAAAAGATATACAATGAATTCATCTCAGTCCAGGCAACAAAAGAG GTGAACCTGGACTCGTGCACCAGGGAGGAGACAAGCAGGAACATGCTGGAGCCCACGATCACCTGCTTTGACGAAGCACAGAGGAAGATTTTCAACCTAATGGAGAAGGATTCCTACCGCCGCTTCCTCAAGTCGCGATTCTATCTCGACCTGGCCCACCCTTCCAGCTGTGGGTCCGAGAAGCAGAAAGGAGCCAAGAGCTCTGCAGACTGTGCCCCCCTGGTCCCACAGTGTGCGTAA